The proteins below are encoded in one region of Gemmatimonadaceae bacterium:
- the rpoN gene encoding RNA polymerase factor sigma-54, whose protein sequence is MQQSVRLGQELKANPRLYQAMDMLYMPLLDLQQHLKQELLQNPFLEMLEEDDEEIVESPSAELSEAQVDQEPEQEESLPKEEREDDSRWEEVLLGGLDNGGTNEPADDREPYERVTVDARHLDDHLRDQIALLDLSERDRLLAEEFIGNINEEGYLAASLEDILAGINAVITKAAEATGEAREVPLFKMADAERMLRVMQGLDPSGIAARDLQECLTLQIDAAGLTGTLAARMVHDHFSELIAHKWAEIAKKAGCTPGEAQTAADLLARLNPKPGRAFSGNDGNYVVPDLIVEKIDGEYMVFTNDHNLPRLRLSKSYQEIARDKKKFDAEHKEFITSRLSAAQWLIQAIEQRRQTMLKVMHFIVDRQRDFFEKGVQGLRPLTLREVADAIGMHESTVSRVTNEKFAQTPRGVLPLKYFFSSGLKSTDGEDVSARGIKDTIAKLVAGEDPKDPLTDQALAEILAREGVKIARRTVAKYREDLGILKAQMRKRL, encoded by the coding sequence ATGCAGCAGTCCGTCCGGCTTGGTCAGGAGCTCAAGGCCAACCCACGCCTGTACCAGGCGATGGACATGCTGTACATGCCCCTGCTGGACCTCCAACAGCACCTCAAGCAGGAACTGCTGCAGAACCCCTTCCTCGAGATGCTCGAGGAGGATGACGAGGAGATCGTCGAGAGCCCCAGCGCCGAGCTCTCCGAGGCGCAGGTTGACCAGGAGCCTGAGCAGGAAGAATCGCTGCCCAAGGAGGAGCGGGAGGACGACTCCCGCTGGGAGGAAGTCCTGCTCGGCGGCCTCGACAACGGCGGCACGAACGAGCCGGCAGACGATCGCGAGCCCTACGAGCGCGTCACCGTGGACGCCCGCCACCTCGACGACCACCTGCGCGACCAGATCGCCCTGCTGGACCTCTCCGAGCGCGACCGCCTGCTCGCCGAGGAGTTCATCGGCAACATCAACGAGGAAGGCTATCTCGCCGCCTCGTTGGAGGACATCCTCGCGGGCATCAATGCGGTGATCACGAAGGCCGCGGAAGCGACGGGCGAGGCCCGCGAGGTACCGCTGTTCAAGATGGCCGACGCCGAGCGGATGCTGCGCGTGATGCAGGGCCTGGATCCGTCGGGCATCGCCGCGCGCGACCTGCAGGAGTGCCTCACGCTGCAGATCGACGCGGCAGGGCTGACTGGCACGCTGGCCGCGCGGATGGTGCACGACCACTTCTCCGAACTCATTGCCCACAAGTGGGCAGAGATCGCCAAGAAGGCCGGCTGCACGCCCGGAGAGGCGCAGACCGCGGCTGACCTGCTCGCGCGGCTGAACCCCAAGCCTGGCCGTGCCTTCAGCGGCAACGACGGCAACTATGTGGTGCCCGACCTCATCGTCGAGAAGATCGACGGCGAGTACATGGTCTTCACCAACGACCACAACCTTCCGCGGCTGCGGTTGAGCAAGTCGTACCAGGAGATCGCGCGCGACAAGAAGAAATTCGACGCCGAGCACAAGGAGTTCATCACCAGCCGGCTGAGTGCGGCGCAGTGGCTGATCCAAGCCATCGAGCAGCGCCGCCAGACCATGCTCAAGGTGATGCACTTCATCGTGGACCGACAGCGCGACTTCTTCGAGAAGGGCGTGCAGGGCCTGCGTCCGCTGACGCTGCGCGAGGTCGCCGACGCCATCGGCATGCACGAGTCCACGGTCTCGCGCGTGACGAATGAGAAGTTCGCGCAGACGCCGCGCGGTGTGCTGCCGCTCAAGTACTTCTTCTCGTCCGGTTTGAAAAGCACCGACGGCGAGGACGTGTCGGCACGCGGCATCAAGGACACCATCGCCAAACTGGTGGCCGGTGAGGACCCCAAGGATCCGCTGACCGACCAGGCGCTGGCCGAGATCCTCGCCCGCGAAGGCGTGAAGATCGCGCGCCGCACCGTGGCCAAGTATCGCGAGGACCTCGGCATCCTCAAGGCGCAAATGCGCAAACGGCTCTGA
- a CDS encoding glycosyltransferase, protein MTASSLTAPQPTAAPRVSVLVPAKDEAENLPEFLRQCEEIVRAATVPYEVVVVDDGSDDATAQVLVEQQRKYPWLQVATHRAQRGIADALRTGYLKARGDILVFYPADLQFRPEDIPRLVQPILDGQSDMVTGYKQGKYEKAFVSGIYNGLSRSLFDIPVRDLNNVKAYRREIMADQPVRPDWHRYMIVLAHAQGYTVAEVPVPLYPRHAGKSKFGLSRIPIGVLDMLAVWFELRFGQKPLLAFGMLGAALFALGVLAGLAALVVLLTQGIGLRWVWTLIQTCLILGSVFFATGLLGEQIAVTRAEQRELRRLLEEATARDRAGR, encoded by the coding sequence ATGACTGCGTCCTCCCTCACCGCGCCCCAGCCCACTGCCGCGCCCCGCGTCTCCGTGCTTGTCCCCGCCAAGGACGAGGCCGAGAACCTGCCCGAGTTCCTGCGCCAGTGCGAGGAGATCGTGCGCGCGGCGACCGTGCCCTATGAGGTCGTCGTCGTGGATGACGGCTCGGACGACGCGACCGCGCAGGTCTTGGTCGAGCAGCAGCGGAAGTATCCCTGGCTGCAGGTCGCCACGCATCGCGCCCAGCGTGGCATCGCCGACGCCCTGCGCACGGGCTACCTCAAGGCGCGCGGCGACATCCTGGTGTTCTATCCCGCCGACCTGCAATTCAGGCCCGAGGACATCCCACGGCTCGTGCAGCCCATCCTCGATGGGCAGTCGGACATGGTCACGGGCTACAAGCAGGGCAAGTACGAGAAGGCCTTCGTGTCGGGCATCTACAACGGACTCTCGCGCAGCCTGTTTGACATTCCTGTGCGCGACCTCAACAACGTGAAGGCGTATCGCCGCGAGATCATGGCTGACCAGCCGGTGCGTCCGGACTGGCACCGCTACATGATCGTGCTCGCGCACGCGCAGGGGTACACGGTCGCCGAGGTGCCGGTGCCGTTGTATCCGCGGCACGCGGGGAAGTCGAAGTTCGGGCTGAGCCGCATTCCCATCGGCGTGCTCGACATGCTGGCGGTGTGGTTCGAGCTGCGCTTCGGGCAGAAGCCGTTGCTGGCGTTCGGGATGCTCGGCGCCGCGTTGTTCGCGCTCGGCGTGCTCGCCGGGCTGGCGGCTTTGGTCGTGCTGCTGACGCAGGGTATCGGGTTGCGCTGGGTATGGACGTTGATCCAGACCTGCCTCATCCTCGGCTCGGTGTTCTTCGCCACGGGACTGCTTGGCGAGCAGATCGCCGTGACGCGGGCGGAGCAGCGGGAGTTGCGGCGGTTGTTGGAGGAAGCGACGGCGAGGGATCGCGCCGGCCGATGA
- a CDS encoding glycosyltransferase produces MSGPRVLFVTHNYPRHSTDAAGSFLHRLALALRAGGCEIHVLTPSAPGLPREETLDGVSIRRFRYAPSGMESLAYTGTMAEQVLGTLRGKAALAGLLTVGTMAVRRAIEEVAPDLVHAHWWFPSGLLALGADREVPVITTMHGSDVRLARKVKYVHPLFRRVMRRSAAVTAVSGWLAGEARAMAPKANIEVAPMPADTGLFTAKKTPRLPGRFLFVGRLNDQKGAADLLEALSWAPQCTVDIVGEGELRDALRRRADALGVADRVHWHPAAERQALPDLFRRSLAVVMPSREEGLGLVAVEAQLCATPVIAYKSGGLTDIVSHEWAGVLVPTGDTRAMADAMTRFAERPERSDADGTTARAAMVDRFSPSAVAANYRGLYEAVLSERN; encoded by the coding sequence ATGAGCGGCCCCCGCGTCCTGTTCGTCACGCACAACTATCCCCGCCACTCCACGGACGCCGCGGGATCGTTCCTGCATCGCCTCGCGCTGGCATTGCGCGCGGGTGGCTGCGAGATCCACGTGTTGACGCCCTCGGCGCCGGGCCTGCCACGCGAGGAGACGCTCGACGGCGTCTCGATCAGGCGCTTCCGCTATGCGCCGAGTGGAATGGAATCGCTCGCGTACACGGGTACGATGGCAGAACAGGTGCTGGGCACCCTGCGCGGAAAGGCGGCACTGGCTGGACTGCTGACCGTGGGGACGATGGCGGTGCGGCGGGCCATCGAGGAAGTCGCGCCAGACCTCGTGCACGCACACTGGTGGTTCCCGTCGGGCCTGCTGGCGCTCGGCGCCGACCGCGAGGTGCCGGTCATCACGACGATGCACGGCAGCGACGTACGCCTCGCGCGCAAGGTGAAGTATGTGCATCCGCTGTTCCGCCGCGTGATGCGGCGCTCGGCAGCGGTCACGGCGGTCTCGGGCTGGTTGGCCGGTGAGGCGCGTGCGATGGCGCCAAAGGCGAACATCGAAGTGGCGCCGATGCCGGCCGACACCGGCCTGTTCACGGCGAAGAAGACGCCGCGCTTGCCGGGGCGCTTCCTGTTTGTCGGCCGCCTCAACGATCAGAAGGGTGCGGCCGACCTGCTCGAGGCGCTGTCCTGGGCGCCGCAGTGCACGGTGGACATCGTCGGTGAGGGCGAGCTGCGCGACGCGCTGCGCCGGAGGGCAGATGCGCTGGGGGTCGCCGACCGTGTGCATTGGCATCCGGCGGCTGAACGCCAAGCGCTTCCGGATCTCTTCCGCCGCTCACTCGCCGTTGTGATGCCCTCGCGAGAGGAAGGGCTCGGCCTGGTGGCCGTCGAGGCGCAGCTCTGCGCGACGCCGGTGATCGCCTACAAGAGCGGCGGACTCACCGACATCGTGAGTCACGAGTGGGCCGGTGTGTTGGTCCCGACTGGCGACACGCGGGCGATGGCCGACGCGATGACGCGATTCGCCGAGCGGCCGGAGCGCTCCGATGCCGATGGCACGACGGCACGCGCCGCGATGGTCGATCGTTTCTCGCCGTCGGCAGTTGCCGCGAACTATCGCGGACTCTACGAGGCCGTCCTGAGCGAGCGGAACTGA
- a CDS encoding flippase-like domain-containing protein → MRATWRVAQALFVLAVLGFAARLVARHWAELRALSASLTPAWGAIAWSCGIVLVSYAVLIATWQAMLRAWGSPIGALDGARIWFVSNLGRYLPGKVWQIAAMGVMAQRVGVAPEAAVGSSLVIAVVNILAGFSVAALTGAETYRLLGIAGPALWGPIVLLVVGTLSLPWTLAPALRLLGRLTKRQIVEPRLPVSAIAVAFLGCALAWALYGVAFQELSIGLIPGAGAGEAGPYVAVFTLSYLAGFLALFAPGGIGVREVSLGALLVGTGLSTAAEATVLVLASRLWLTLLEILPGLMFLAWPRSRATLRESVPPTT, encoded by the coding sequence GTGCGCGCGACCTGGCGTGTCGCGCAGGCCCTGTTCGTGCTCGCGGTGCTTGGCTTCGCGGCACGGCTTGTCGCTCGCCACTGGGCCGAGCTGCGCGCATTGTCCGCGTCACTGACCCCGGCTTGGGGAGCCATCGCGTGGTCCTGCGGCATTGTCCTCGTGAGCTACGCGGTGCTCATCGCCACCTGGCAGGCGATGCTGCGGGCTTGGGGCTCGCCAATCGGGGCCCTCGACGGCGCGCGGATCTGGTTCGTGTCCAACCTCGGGCGCTACCTCCCGGGCAAGGTCTGGCAGATCGCCGCGATGGGTGTGATGGCACAGCGTGTGGGTGTCGCGCCTGAGGCGGCCGTGGGAAGTTCGTTGGTGATTGCGGTGGTGAACATCCTCGCGGGATTCTCCGTCGCCGCGCTGACGGGCGCGGAGACGTACCGCTTACTGGGGATTGCGGGCCCGGCGCTCTGGGGGCCCATCGTGCTCCTTGTTGTCGGCACGCTTTCCCTGCCGTGGACGCTGGCGCCGGCGCTGCGACTGCTCGGCCGGCTCACGAAGCGGCAGATCGTCGAGCCAAGACTGCCCGTCTCCGCCATCGCTGTCGCGTTTCTTGGATGCGCACTGGCCTGGGCCCTCTACGGCGTCGCCTTTCAGGAGCTGTCGATCGGTCTGATCCCAGGCGCCGGCGCTGGAGAAGCCGGCCCATACGTGGCAGTTTTCACCCTGTCCTACTTGGCGGGCTTCCTGGCCCTCTTTGCCCCTGGCGGCATCGGGGTACGGGAGGTGTCGCTGGGAGCCCTGCTTGTCGGGACGGGCCTGAGCACGGCCGCCGAGGCGACGGTGTTGGTGCTGGCCTCGCGGCTGTGGTTGACCCTGTTGGAGATCCTGCCCGGCCTGATGTTCCTCGCGTGGCCTCGGTCGCGCGCCACGCTTCGCGAATCCGTTCCGCCCACGACGTGA
- the lptB gene encoding LPS export ABC transporter ATP-binding protein, producing the protein MSALRGTAEHPAIPARKGPIEGGSVLGAAGLIKTYKKRNVVNNVALELRQGEIVGLLGPNGAGKTTTFYMIAGLIPPDAGSILLDGETITRMPMYQRARRGIGYLSQEPSIFRKLSVEENILAILETLPISRQEREERLESLLDELSIKHLRRSKAFALSGGERRRLEITRALVTQPKFIMLDEPFAGVDPIAVSDIQGIVASLKDRGIGVLISDHNVEQTLDIVDRAYIMFEGAVKVSGPVRDLVFDDTVSEVYFGPTLTARLRARFSEAA; encoded by the coding sequence ATGAGCGCGCTGCGCGGTACGGCGGAGCATCCGGCGATTCCCGCGCGGAAGGGCCCCATCGAGGGCGGCAGCGTGCTCGGCGCCGCCGGCCTCATCAAGACCTATAAGAAGCGCAACGTAGTGAACAACGTGGCCCTCGAGCTGCGACAGGGCGAGATCGTCGGCCTGCTCGGCCCCAACGGCGCCGGCAAGACCACCACGTTCTATATGATCGCCGGGCTCATCCCACCCGATGCCGGCAGCATTCTGCTCGACGGGGAGACCATCACGCGCATGCCGATGTACCAACGCGCGCGGCGCGGCATCGGCTACCTCTCGCAGGAGCCGTCGATCTTTCGCAAGCTGTCGGTTGAGGAGAACATCCTCGCCATCCTCGAGACGCTGCCCATCTCCAGGCAGGAGCGGGAGGAGCGACTGGAGAGCCTGCTGGACGAGCTCAGCATCAAGCATCTCCGCCGCAGCAAGGCCTTTGCGCTCTCGGGCGGCGAACGGCGACGGCTGGAGATCACGCGGGCGCTGGTCACGCAGCCCAAGTTCATCATGCTCGACGAGCCCTTCGCGGGCGTCGACCCGATCGCCGTCTCCGACATCCAGGGCATCGTGGCCTCGCTCAAGGACCGTGGCATCGGCGTGCTCATCTCCGACCACAATGTGGAGCAGACGCTGGACATCGTGGACCGCGCCTACATTATGTTCGAGGGGGCGGTAAAGGTGTCCGGCCCGGTGCGGGACCTCGTCTTCGACGACACCGTGTCCGAGGTCTACTTCGGCCCGACCCTCACGGCGCGCTTGCGCGCCAGGTTCTCGGAGGCCGCGTGA